The Faecalibacterium prausnitzii genome includes a window with the following:
- a CDS encoding ABC transporter ATP-binding protein, with protein sequence MIKKLVSHLGEYKRAAILTPIISALEAVMDVLLPTIMAFIIDQGIEKGDMNAVIKYGLLTFLVAAIALLLGVLAGKFAAEASTGLAGNLRDAMYENIQHFSFSNIDKYSTAGLVTRMTTDVTNVQNAFQMIERMCVRAPVHLVFALLMASAISGTLSLVFVVAIVFLVAVLASIMIPTFKIFDRVFKNYDNLNASVQENISAIRVVKSFVREHFENEKYTTACESLYKQFVSAESRLSFNNPAMLVSVYGCNIALSWFGAHYVLNGSITTGQLNALFGYIMNILMALMMLSMAFVMISMSASSARRIVEVLDETTDLPAPKAPVDTVADGSIAFDHVTFKYKHGSGQPVLNDITFTIRPGETLGIIGGTGSAKSSLVQLIPRLYDPETGSVKVGGVDVRDYNLNVLRREVSMVLQKNVLFSGTILDNLRWGDENASEEECIRVAKLACADEFIERFPDKYNTWIEQGGSNVSGGQKQRLTIARALLRKPKVLILDDSTSAVDTATDAKIRKAFREEIPGTTKIIIAQRISSVQDADRILVLDNGQINGLGTHEELLKTNTIYQEVYNSQTQSSGDFDKQGGEQ encoded by the coding sequence ATGATCAAAAAATTAGTGTCACATCTGGGCGAGTACAAACGCGCCGCGATCCTGACACCGATCATTTCCGCATTGGAAGCGGTCATGGACGTTCTGCTGCCCACCATCATGGCCTTTATCATCGACCAGGGCATTGAAAAGGGCGACATGAACGCCGTCATCAAATACGGTCTGCTCACCTTCCTGGTGGCCGCCATTGCGCTGCTGCTGGGTGTGCTGGCCGGCAAATTTGCCGCCGAGGCTTCCACCGGCCTTGCCGGCAACCTGCGCGACGCGATGTATGAGAACATCCAGCATTTTTCCTTCTCCAACATCGACAAATACTCCACGGCCGGTCTGGTCACCCGCATGACCACCGACGTGACCAACGTGCAGAACGCCTTCCAGATGATCGAGCGCATGTGTGTGCGCGCCCCGGTGCATCTGGTCTTCGCGCTTCTCATGGCTTCCGCCATCAGCGGCACCCTGTCGCTGGTGTTCGTGGTGGCCATCGTCTTCCTGGTGGCGGTGCTGGCCTCCATCATGATCCCCACCTTCAAGATCTTTGACCGCGTGTTCAAAAACTACGACAACCTGAACGCCTCGGTGCAGGAGAACATCTCCGCCATCCGCGTGGTCAAGAGCTTCGTCCGCGAGCACTTCGAGAACGAGAAATACACCACCGCCTGCGAGAGCCTGTACAAGCAGTTCGTCAGCGCCGAGAGCCGCCTGAGCTTCAACAACCCCGCCATGCTGGTCTCCGTCTACGGCTGCAACATCGCCCTGAGCTGGTTTGGTGCCCACTACGTGCTGAACGGTTCCATCACCACCGGCCAGCTGAACGCCCTGTTCGGCTACATCATGAACATCCTGATGGCCCTGATGATGCTGAGCATGGCCTTCGTCATGATCTCCATGTCCGCTTCCTCTGCCCGCCGCATCGTGGAAGTGCTGGACGAGACCACCGACCTGCCCGCCCCCAAGGCCCCGGTGGACACCGTGGCCGACGGCAGCATTGCGTTCGACCATGTCACCTTCAAGTACAAGCATGGTTCCGGCCAGCCTGTCCTGAACGACATCACCTTCACCATCCGGCCCGGCGAGACGCTGGGCATCATCGGCGGCACCGGCAGCGCAAAATCCAGCCTGGTGCAGCTCATCCCCCGCCTGTACGACCCGGAGACCGGCTCGGTCAAGGTCGGCGGCGTGGATGTCCGCGACTACAATCTCAATGTGCTCCGCCGCGAGGTCTCGATGGTACTGCAAAAGAATGTCCTGTTCTCCGGCACCATCCTCGACAACCTGCGCTGGGGCGATGAGAACGCCAGCGAGGAAGAGTGCATCCGGGTGGCCAAGCTGGCCTGCGCCGATGAATTCATCGAGCGCTTCCCCGACAAGTACAATACCTGGATCGAGCAGGGCGGCTCGAACGTTTCCGGCGGCCAGAAGCAGCGCCTGACCATCGCCCGCGCCCTGCTGCGCAAGCCCAAGGTGCTGATCCTGGACGACTCCACCAGCGCCGTGGATACCGCCACCGACGCCAAGATCCGCAAGGCGTTCCGGGAAGAGATCCCCGGCACCACCAAGATCATCATCGCACAGCGCATCTCCTCCGTGCAGGATGCCGACCGCATCCTGGTGCTGGACAACGGCCAGATCAACGGCCTGGGCACCCACGAGGAGCTGCTGAAGACCAATACCATCTATCAGGAAGTCTACAACAGCCAGACCCAGAGCAGCGGCGACTTCGACAAACAGGGAGGTGAGCAGTAA
- a CDS encoding MarR family winged helix-turn-helix transcriptional regulator, with product MCDKINSSCPPVTPPWEPPQVIPAQMRRVNNLIFRKINQFHRENEVEDVTPMHEWILSYLFWHRDEPVYQRDIEREFSITRSTVTNILQLMERKGYIERQSVPQDARLKRLVLTEKGACIREKTMQALHQTDEFVESLLTPEENAELLRLLNKLRKGLQ from the coding sequence ATGTGTGACAAAATCAACTCCAGCTGCCCGCCGGTAACGCCCCCCTGGGAGCCGCCGCAGGTCATCCCGGCGCAGATGCGCCGGGTCAACAACCTGATCTTCCGCAAGATCAACCAGTTCCACCGCGAAAATGAGGTCGAGGACGTGACCCCGATGCACGAGTGGATCCTGAGCTACCTGTTCTGGCACAGGGACGAACCCGTCTACCAGCGGGACATCGAGCGGGAGTTCTCCATCACCCGCTCCACTGTGACCAATATTTTGCAGCTCATGGAGCGCAAAGGCTACATCGAGCGTCAGAGCGTACCGCAGGACGCCCGGCTCAAGCGCCTGGTGCTGACCGAAAAGGGGGCCTGCATCCGCGAAAAGACCATGCAGGCCCTGCACCAGACCGACGAATTTGTGGAGAGCCTGCTCACCCCGGAGGAGAACGCCGAGCTGCTCCGCCTGCTGAACAAGCTGCGCAAGGGCCTGCAGTGA
- a CDS encoding 6-phospho-beta-glucosidase: MGRFPKDFLWGGATAANQCEGAYNEGGRGLANVDVVPFGEDRFPVMFGKLKMLECDDQHYYPSHEAIDMYHHFKEDIALFAEMGFRCYRLSIAWTRILPHGDDAEPNEEGLAFYDALFDECRKYGIEPLVTICHFDAPIALIQKYGGWKDRRMVDAYVHYCDIIFRRYKDKVKYWLTFNEINMLLHMPFMGAGLLFEPGENVEQAKYQAAHHELVASAKAVQLAHEIMPGCMVGCMLAAGEFYPRTCAPADVQAAAEADRNNYFFIDVQSRGAYPVWAKKRMERAGIQLRTEPDDDQTLREGTVDFISFSYYSSRCITVDPELLEQADGNALGAATRNPYLKASAWGWPIDPVGLRITMNTLYDRYQKPLFIVENGLGAVDTVEPDGSIHDSYRIDYLRAHIEQMEKAINEDGLPLLGYTTWGPIDLVSASTGEMKKRYGFIYVDKDNAGNGTLTRSRKDSFYWYKKVIATDGEDLA, translated from the coding sequence ATGGGCAGATTTCCGAAAGACTTTTTATGGGGCGGTGCCACCGCCGCCAACCAGTGCGAGGGTGCCTACAACGAAGGCGGGCGCGGGCTGGCCAATGTGGATGTCGTTCCCTTTGGCGAGGACCGCTTCCCGGTGATGTTCGGCAAGCTGAAGATGCTGGAATGCGATGACCAGCACTACTACCCCTCGCACGAAGCCATCGACATGTACCACCACTTCAAGGAGGACATCGCCCTCTTCGCCGAGATGGGCTTCCGGTGCTACCGCCTGTCCATCGCGTGGACCCGCATCCTGCCCCACGGCGACGATGCAGAGCCCAACGAAGAGGGGCTGGCCTTCTACGATGCGCTGTTCGATGAGTGCCGCAAGTACGGCATCGAACCGCTGGTCACCATCTGCCACTTCGATGCGCCCATCGCGCTCATTCAGAAGTATGGCGGCTGGAAAGACCGCCGGATGGTGGATGCCTACGTCCACTACTGCGACATCATCTTCCGCCGCTATAAAGATAAGGTAAAATACTGGCTGACCTTCAACGAGATCAACATGCTGCTGCACATGCCCTTCATGGGGGCAGGCCTGCTGTTTGAGCCCGGCGAGAACGTCGAACAGGCCAAGTATCAGGCCGCTCATCACGAGCTGGTGGCCAGCGCCAAAGCCGTCCAGCTGGCGCACGAGATCATGCCCGGCTGCATGGTGGGCTGTATGCTGGCCGCAGGCGAGTTCTACCCCCGCACCTGCGCCCCGGCGGATGTGCAGGCCGCTGCCGAAGCCGACCGCAACAATTACTTCTTCATCGACGTCCAGTCCCGCGGTGCCTACCCGGTCTGGGCCAAAAAGCGGATGGAGCGGGCTGGCATCCAGCTGCGCACCGAGCCGGACGATGACCAGACCCTGCGCGAGGGCACTGTGGACTTCATCTCCTTCAGCTACTATTCCAGCCGCTGCATCACGGTGGACCCGGAGCTGTTGGAGCAGGCTGACGGCAACGCCCTCGGCGCGGCGACCCGAAACCCCTACCTCAAGGCCAGTGCGTGGGGCTGGCCCATCGACCCGGTGGGCCTGCGCATCACCATGAACACCCTCTACGACCGCTACCAGAAGCCGCTGTTCATCGTGGAGAACGGTCTGGGCGCGGTGGACACGGTGGAGCCGGACGGTTCCATCCACGACAGCTACCGCATCGACTATCTGCGCGCCCACATCGAGCAGATGGAAAAGGCCATCAACGAGGACGGCCTGCCCCTGCTGGGCTACACCACCTGGGGCCCCATCGACCTTGTCTCCGCCTCCACCGGTGAGATGAAGAAGCGCTACGGCTTCATTTATGTAGACAAGGACAACGCCGGAAACGGCACCCTGACCCGCAGCCGGAAGGACAGCTTCTACTGGTATAAAAAGGTCATTGCGACCGATGGTGAAGACCTTGCCTGA
- a CDS encoding glycerophosphodiester phosphodiesterase — MVKTLPEIIAHRGATYLAPENTLSAFRNAIDLGADGVEMDVQQTRDHGLIIHHDYLIDIGTELSAKIYDLTVGELRSIDLTKWNGVSLTTERLATLDEALACCKEMEGCTVQLELKAPILPDPDFVPHVVDCIRASGIADRLLLVSFRHDLLQQAKALMPELRIGVLTLGDLLSMMLPPPVIWQDLGLVNSMDEPLDEENCPALKKQVGMVSSAISDKLTLIAALYPQMSVQQILATLSAQADPAAYVRTLGFPVELVSCEYHTAFANPEVVNQLHDAGCKAAFWTVNTEDVVRSLVPLGPDCFVTDRPDVIREWIEKAQAET, encoded by the coding sequence ATGGTGAAGACCTTGCCTGAGATCATTGCACACCGCGGGGCAACCTATCTTGCCCCCGAAAACACCCTGTCCGCCTTTCGCAACGCCATTGACCTCGGTGCCGACGGCGTTGAGATGGACGTCCAGCAGACCCGCGACCATGGCCTCATCATCCACCACGACTACCTCATCGACATCGGCACCGAGCTCTCCGCCAAGATCTACGACCTGACCGTCGGTGAGCTGCGCTCCATCGACCTGACCAAATGGAACGGCGTCAGCCTCACCACCGAGAGACTGGCCACTCTGGACGAAGCGCTGGCCTGCTGCAAAGAAATGGAGGGCTGCACCGTCCAGCTGGAACTGAAGGCCCCCATCCTCCCCGACCCGGACTTCGTGCCCCATGTCGTGGACTGCATCCGCGCTTCCGGCATCGCAGACCGGCTGCTCCTCGTCTCGTTCCGCCACGACCTGCTTCAGCAGGCCAAGGCGCTGATGCCGGAACTGCGCATCGGCGTCCTGACCCTGGGCGACCTGCTCAGCATGATGCTCCCGCCGCCGGTGATCTGGCAGGATCTGGGCCTTGTCAACAGCATGGACGAGCCGCTGGACGAGGAGAACTGCCCCGCCCTGAAAAAACAGGTGGGCATGGTCTCCAGTGCTATTTCGGACAAGTTGACTCTCATCGCGGCTCTTTACCCGCAGATGTCGGTCCAGCAGATCCTCGCCACCCTGTCCGCGCAGGCAGACCCCGCCGCCTATGTCCGGACGCTGGGTTTCCCGGTGGAGCTGGTCAGCTGCGAGTACCACACCGCCTTCGCCAACCCGGAGGTGGTCAACCAGCTCCACGACGCCGGCTGCAAGGCCGCGTTCTGGACCGTCAACACCGAGGATGTCGTCCGCTCTCTGGTGCCTCTCGGCCCGGACTGCTTTGTCACCGACCGCCCCGACGTCATCCGCGAATGGATCGAAAAAGCACAGGCTGAAACGTAA
- a CDS encoding HlyC/CorC family transporter has translation MDDGSMTLWVALVVLVAFSAFFSASETAFSSLNQIRLKSRADDGDRTAARVLAMAEKYDKLLSTILVGNNIVNIAAASIGTIIFTQMLGAERGATVSTIVLTIVVLIFGEVSPKSLAKEMPETVATAVAPALSLLMVVFTPLTWLFSQWKRLLNHFVHSSESDTITEGELMTMVSEAENDGELTDRESELIRSAIEFDDVEVEEILTPRVDVVAVADDIPLEELAQTFAESGYSRLPVYHGTIDNIIGVVHEKDFYIARLKKETKIDDLVAPTLYTTGSTQISQLLRILREQHHHMAVVVDEYGGTEGIITLEDILEELVGEIWDEHDEETEDFRKQSDGSWLVAGSASVDDLFETLELPEDEDIDSNTVNGLVQEKTCHLPKVGDHFTLGEYDGVVTRTARRRVTEVRLTPAEPVDAEEKDDEKEKRFPRLSARENR, from the coding sequence ATGGACGATGGCAGTATGACGCTTTGGGTAGCGCTGGTAGTATTGGTGGCGTTCTCCGCCTTTTTCTCCGCATCCGAGACCGCATTTTCTTCCCTGAATCAGATCCGCCTGAAAAGCCGGGCCGACGATGGCGACCGCACGGCCGCCCGTGTGCTGGCAATGGCAGAAAAATACGATAAGCTCCTGTCCACCATTCTGGTGGGCAACAACATCGTAAACATTGCCGCAGCCTCGATCGGCACCATCATTTTCACCCAGATGCTGGGTGCAGAGCGGGGCGCTACGGTCTCCACCATCGTGTTGACCATCGTGGTGCTGATCTTCGGCGAGGTGAGCCCCAAGAGCCTGGCCAAGGAGATGCCGGAAACGGTAGCCACCGCAGTTGCGCCGGCACTCAGCCTGCTGATGGTGGTGTTTACCCCGCTGACATGGCTGTTCAGCCAGTGGAAACGGCTGCTGAACCATTTTGTTCACAGCAGCGAGAGCGACACCATCACCGAGGGCGAGCTGATGACCATGGTCAGCGAGGCTGAGAACGACGGTGAGCTGACCGACCGCGAGAGTGAGCTGATCCGCAGCGCCATCGAGTTCGATGACGTGGAGGTGGAAGAGATCCTGACCCCCCGTGTGGATGTGGTGGCGGTGGCGGACGATATCCCGCTGGAAGAACTGGCGCAGACCTTTGCGGAGTCCGGTTACTCCCGCCTGCCGGTCTATCATGGCACCATCGACAACATCATCGGTGTCGTCCATGAAAAGGACTTCTACATTGCCCGCCTGAAAAAGGAGACGAAGATCGACGATCTGGTGGCCCCCACCCTGTATACCACCGGCTCCACGCAGATCTCGCAGCTGCTGCGCATCCTGCGGGAGCAGCATCACCATATGGCGGTCGTCGTGGATGAATACGGCGGCACCGAGGGTATCATCACGCTGGAAGATATCCTCGAAGAGCTGGTGGGTGAGATCTGGGATGAGCATGACGAGGAGACGGAGGACTTCCGCAAGCAGTCGGACGGCAGCTGGCTGGTGGCCGGTTCCGCCAGCGTGGATGACCTGTTCGAAACGCTGGAGCTGCCCGAAGATGAGGACATCGACTCCAACACCGTGAACGGCCTCGTGCAGGAAAAGACCTGCCATCTGCCCAAGGTGGGCGACCACTTCACCCTCGGCGAGTACGACGGCGTCGTGACCCGCACGGCCCGCCGCCGCGTCACCGAGGTCCGCCTCACGCCCGCAGAACCTGTGGACGCCGAGGAGAAGGACGACGAAAAGGAAAAGCGATTTCCCCGGCTTTCCGCGCGGGAGAACCGCTGA
- the clpB gene encoding ATP-dependent chaperone ClpB, which translates to MNTNQYTQKTLEALQAAQQLAVEYQHNALEPEHLLHALASQEQGLIPQLLQKLNVDPGSFSAAVAEKLSALPRVSGSGRDPDKVYISQATDKVLSAAAREAKAMKDEYVSVEHVFLGLLDEQTQNTADLFRAFNIRKDAFLQQLTAVRGNQRVTNDNPEDTYNALQKYGQDLVDLARKQKLDPVIGRDQEIRNVIRILSRKTKNNPCLIGEPGVGKTAIAEGLAERIVRGDVPENLKDRTVFSLDMGALVAGAKYRGEFEERLKSVLNEVKKSEGKIILFIDELHTIVGAGKTDGAMDAGNLLKPMLARGELHCIGATTLDEYRQYIEKDPALERRFQPVQVDEPTVEDTISILRGLKERYEVFHGVKISDNALIAAATLSDRYITDRFLPDKAIDLVDEACAMIKTEMDSMPSEMDDLAHRITQLQIEQVSLKKETDALSQSRLRDLEKELAELQDQFRSMKAKWENEKNAIGKVQTLREQIEQTNAAIEKAQREYDLNKAAELKYGRLPELQKQLEAEEKLANEKKEDSLLRDRVTDEEIARIVARWTGIPVEKLVEGEREKLLHLDDVLHKRVIGQDEAVTKVSEAILRSRAGIANPNRPIGSFLFLGPTGVGKTELAKALAQALFDDERNMVRIDMTEYMEKFSVSRLIGAPPGYVGYEEGGQLTEAVRRKPYSVVLFDEVEKAHPDVFNILLQVLDDGRITDSQGRTVDFKNTVIILTSNLGSDIILNDLERARASGSNELSPEARQQIDALLKSKFRPEFLNRLDEIVYYKSLTKDEMRSIVDLQLDDLRRRMDEGKHLKLDVTTAAKDFIIDSAYDSVYGARPIKRFIQSRVETLIAKAIIRGDYAEGTTLTVDYDGSALILR; encoded by the coding sequence ATGAATACCAATCAATATACCCAGAAGACGCTGGAAGCGCTGCAGGCTGCTCAGCAGCTGGCTGTGGAGTACCAGCACAATGCACTGGAGCCGGAACACCTGCTGCACGCACTGGCATCGCAGGAGCAGGGGCTTATCCCGCAGCTGCTCCAGAAGCTGAATGTAGACCCCGGCAGCTTTTCCGCCGCAGTGGCCGAAAAGCTCTCGGCGCTGCCCCGTGTGTCCGGCTCCGGCCGTGACCCGGACAAGGTCTATATCTCGCAGGCCACCGATAAGGTCCTGAGCGCCGCTGCCCGCGAGGCCAAGGCGATGAAGGACGAATACGTCAGTGTCGAGCATGTGTTCCTCGGCCTGCTGGACGAGCAGACCCAGAACACCGCAGACCTGTTCCGCGCGTTCAACATCCGGAAAGATGCCTTCTTACAGCAGCTGACGGCCGTGCGCGGCAATCAGCGCGTGACCAATGACAACCCGGAGGACACCTACAACGCCCTGCAAAAATACGGTCAGGATCTGGTAGACCTGGCCCGCAAGCAGAAGCTGGACCCCGTCATCGGGCGGGATCAGGAGATCCGCAACGTCATCCGCATCCTGTCCCGTAAGACGAAGAACAACCCCTGCCTGATCGGTGAGCCGGGCGTCGGCAAGACGGCTATCGCTGAGGGTCTGGCCGAACGGATCGTGCGCGGCGATGTGCCCGAAAACCTGAAAGACCGCACCGTGTTCAGCCTGGATATGGGCGCTCTGGTGGCCGGTGCAAAGTACCGCGGCGAGTTCGAGGAGCGCCTGAAGAGCGTTCTGAATGAGGTGAAGAAGAGCGAGGGCAAGATCATCCTCTTCATTGATGAGCTGCACACCATCGTCGGTGCAGGCAAGACCGACGGTGCCATGGATGCGGGCAACCTGCTCAAACCCATGCTGGCCCGCGGCGAGCTGCACTGCATCGGTGCGACGACGCTGGACGAGTACCGCCAGTATATCGAGAAGGACCCCGCTTTGGAACGCCGGTTCCAGCCGGTGCAGGTGGATGAACCGACCGTTGAGGACACCATCTCCATCCTGCGCGGCCTGAAGGAGCGGTACGAGGTTTTCCACGGTGTCAAGATCAGCGACAACGCCCTGATCGCCGCCGCCACCCTGTCCGACCGCTATATCACCGATCGGTTCCTGCCGGATAAGGCCATCGACCTGGTGGATGAAGCCTGCGCCATGATCAAGACCGAGATGGACAGTATGCCCAGCGAGATGGATGATCTGGCCCACCGCATCACCCAGCTGCAGATCGAGCAGGTCAGCCTGAAAAAGGAGACCGATGCGCTCAGCCAGAGCCGTCTGCGCGACCTGGAAAAAGAACTGGCCGAATTGCAGGATCAATTCCGCAGCATGAAGGCAAAGTGGGAGAACGAGAAGAACGCCATCGGCAAGGTGCAGACCCTGCGCGAGCAGATCGAGCAGACCAATGCCGCCATTGAGAAGGCGCAGCGCGAGTATGACCTGAACAAGGCTGCGGAGCTGAAGTATGGCAGACTGCCCGAATTGCAGAAACAGCTGGAAGCCGAAGAGAAGCTGGCCAACGAGAAGAAGGAGGACAGCCTCCTGCGCGACCGCGTGACCGACGAGGAGATCGCCCGCATCGTGGCCCGCTGGACCGGCATCCCGGTCGAGAAGCTGGTGGAAGGCGAGCGCGAGAAGCTGCTGCATCTGGACGATGTGCTCCATAAGCGGGTCATCGGCCAGGATGAGGCTGTCACCAAGGTCAGCGAAGCCATCCTGCGCAGCCGCGCCGGCATCGCCAACCCGAACCGCCCCATCGGCAGCTTCCTCTTCCTCGGCCCCACCGGCGTCGGCAAGACCGAGCTGGCCAAGGCGCTGGCACAGGCATTGTTCGACGATGAGCGGAATATGGTCCGTATCGACATGACGGAGTATATGGAGAAATTCAGCGTCAGCCGCCTGATCGGCGCGCCTCCGGGATACGTCGGTTACGAAGAGGGCGGTCAGCTGACCGAGGCCGTCCGCCGCAAGCCCTACAGCGTTGTGCTGTTCGATGAGGTGGAAAAGGCCCATCCGGACGTCTTCAACATCCTGCTTCAGGTGCTGGATGATGGCCGCATCACCGACAGCCAGGGCCGCACCGTGGACTTCAAGAACACCGTCATCATCCTGACGTCCAATCTAGGCAGCGACATCATCCTGAACGATCTGGAGCGTGCCCGCGCCAGCGGTTCCAACGAGCTGAGCCCGGAGGCCCGCCAGCAGATCGACGCGCTGCTCAAGTCGAAGTTCCGCCCGGAGTTCCTGAACCGTCTGGACGAGATCGTCTACTACAAGAGCCTGACCAAGGATGAGATGCGCAGCATCGTGGACCTGCAGCTCGACGACCTGCGCCGCCGCATGGACGAGGGCAAGCATCTGAAACTGGATGTGACCACCGCCGCCAAGGACTTCATCATCGACTCTGCTTACGACAGCGTCTATGGTGCACGGCCTATCAAGCGGTTCATCCAGAGCCGGGTCGAGACCCTCATCGCCAAGGCCATCATCCGGGGCGACTACGCCGAGGGTACCACTTTGACGGTGGATTACGACGGCAGCGCCCTGATCCTGCGATAA
- a CDS encoding LysR family transcriptional regulator yields the protein MELRTINTFLHIAELHSFSRAARELGYSQSAVSSQIAQLEAELETPLFDRVGKTVRLTDAGQTFLSYARTLLTTAQQARAALQPAQQVRGTLRVALADSLCSAFLPGLLQRYHALCPQVELVLCTATSDEMLQWLGTNQVDLAYTLDEPLVQPNLVLALDVPEAICFVAPTGHPLAAQKRVSLEELAHQEFLLTERGMSYRDALDQTFAAHQLAVKPYLELGSAALLCQMVERGMGLSFLPEYIVRDALAAGTLARLLVPDCTVTMRRQLFYHRDKWLTPQMKAFIELAQERNR from the coding sequence ATGGAACTGCGAACCATCAACACCTTCCTGCACATTGCCGAGCTGCACAGCTTTTCCCGCGCGGCGCGGGAGCTGGGCTATTCGCAGTCGGCAGTATCGTCGCAGATCGCGCAGCTGGAAGCAGAGTTGGAGACCCCGCTGTTCGACCGGGTGGGCAAGACTGTCCGGCTGACCGATGCAGGCCAGACCTTTCTGTCCTACGCCCGCACCCTGCTGACCACCGCGCAGCAGGCCAGAGCCGCGCTCCAGCCGGCGCAGCAGGTCCGCGGCACCCTGCGGGTCGCACTGGCGGACTCGCTGTGCAGCGCATTCCTGCCAGGTCTGCTGCAGCGCTATCACGCACTCTGCCCGCAGGTGGAGCTTGTGCTCTGCACGGCCACTTCGGACGAGATGCTGCAATGGCTGGGCACGAATCAGGTCGATCTGGCCTATACACTGGATGAGCCGCTGGTCCAGCCCAACCTTGTGCTGGCGCTGGATGTGCCGGAAGCCATCTGCTTCGTGGCCCCCACCGGGCACCCGCTGGCCGCGCAGAAGCGCGTGTCTCTGGAAGAGCTGGCCCACCAGGAATTTTTGCTAACCGAGCGGGGCATGAGCTACCGCGACGCGCTGGACCAGACCTTTGCCGCCCACCAGCTGGCCGTCAAGCCCTATCTCGAACTGGGCAGCGCCGCCCTGCTCTGCCAGATGGTCGAGCGCGGCATGGGGCTTTCGTTTCTGCCGGAGTACATCGTCCGGGACGCCCTCGCCGCCGGGACACTGGCCCGCCTGCTCGTGCCGGACTGCACCGTGACCATGCGGCGGCAGCTCTTCTACCACCGCGACAAATGGCTGACCCCGCAGATGAAGGCCTTCATCGAGCTGGCACAGGAAAGGAACCGATAA
- a CDS encoding phosphoribosylaminoimidazolesuccinocarboxamide synthase — protein MKEFQPIKEGKVREIYDNGDSLIMVATDRISAFDVILKNKVTNKGKVLTQMSKFWFDYTRDVLPNHMLSVDTKDMPEFFQQPQFEGKCMKCRKLTMLPIECIVRGYITGSGWASYQKTGKVCGIQLPEGLQESEKLPEPIYTPSTKAEIGDHDENISYEQSITVLEKQFPGHGEEYATKLRDYTIALYKKCAEYALSRGIIIADTKFEFGLDENGNVVLGDEMLTPDSSRFWPLEGYEAGHGQPSFDKQFVRNWLKANPDSNYDLPQDVIDKTIEKYLEAYEMLTGKKL, from the coding sequence ATGAAGGAGTTCCAGCCTATCAAAGAAGGAAAGGTCCGCGAGATCTATGACAACGGCGACAGCCTGATCATGGTCGCAACGGATCGCATTTCCGCATTCGACGTGATCCTGAAAAATAAAGTGACCAACAAGGGCAAGGTGCTGACCCAGATGAGCAAGTTCTGGTTCGACTACACCCGCGATGTGCTGCCCAACCACATGCTGAGCGTGGACACGAAGGATATGCCGGAGTTCTTCCAGCAGCCCCAGTTCGAGGGCAAGTGCATGAAGTGTCGCAAGCTGACCATGCTGCCCATCGAGTGCATCGTGCGCGGCTACATCACCGGCAGCGGCTGGGCCAGCTACCAGAAGACCGGCAAGGTCTGCGGCATCCAGCTGCCGGAGGGCCTGCAGGAGTCTGAGAAGCTGCCGGAGCCCATCTACACCCCCTCCACCAAGGCGGAGATCGGCGACCACGACGAGAACATCTCCTACGAGCAGAGCATCACTGTGCTGGAAAAGCAGTTCCCCGGCCACGGTGAAGAGTACGCCACCAAGCTGCGGGACTATACCATTGCGCTGTACAAGAAGTGCGCAGAATACGCCCTGAGCCGCGGCATCATCATCGCCGACACCAAGTTTGAGTTCGGTCTGGACGAGAACGGCAATGTCGTTCTGGGCGACGAGATGCTGACCCCCGATTCCTCCCGCTTCTGGCCGCTGGAAGGCTATGAGGCAGGCCACGGCCAGCCCTCTTTTGACAAGCAGTTCGTCCGCAACTGGCTCAAGGCCAACCCGGACAGCAACTACGACCTGCCCCAGGACGTCATCGACAAGACCATCGAGAAATACCTCGAAGCCTATGAGATGCTGACGGGCAAAAAGCTCTGA